A genomic window from Vagococcus sp. CY52-2 includes:
- a CDS encoding DUF4298 domain-containing protein, with the protein MDNKDIELIQQMENKYDTFMPVLTNLIDSVEKFNSIYNNYIELKNFYGSEKWFEYMEIEKIPVKCGVLSEDQLFDMIGDHNELLGVLLDLTSKMYKNF; encoded by the coding sequence ATGGATAACAAAGATATAGAGCTGATTCAACAAATGGAAAACAAATATGACACTTTTATGCCAGTCTTAACTAATTTAATTGATAGTGTTGAAAAATTTAACTCAATTTACAATAATTATATTGAATTAAAAAATTTTTATGGTAGTGAAAAATGGTTTGAATATATGGAAATTGAAAAGATCCCAGTAAAATGTGGTGTTTTATCAGAAGACCAATTATTTGATATGATTGGTGATCATAATGAACTTCTTGGAGTATTACTTGACCTAACTTCAAAAATGTACAAAAATTTTTAA